A window of Scophthalmus maximus strain ysfricsl-2021 chromosome 10, ASM2237912v1, whole genome shotgun sequence contains these coding sequences:
- the bcan gene encoding brevican core protein isoform X3, giving the protein MKMKLVVPLPVLLCAICLLVLPSSSTPHHDSDDSKLLHVTILTTPPVLAVLGGSLTLPCLVSLAHPPPSPSTNGRHAVLSLPRVKWSVLTNGHEAEILVARGDRVRVSEAYKDRATLLNYAFSPADLTLRLESLRQNDTGFYRCEVQQGLEDADDMAQVKVKGVVFHYRDASSRYAFTFAQAREACKEVGAEIATPEQLLAAYHSGYEQCDAGWLSDHSVRYPIQMPREGCFGDMDGLPGVRNYGLLEPDELYDTYCYVEDNEGEVFHGSAPQRFTFWEAKTFCLSHGAELATTAQLYAAWNDGLNHCSPGWLVDGSVRYPIVTPRERCGGGEPGVRTIYRYSNQTGFPHSHTRHDVYCFRSPKAQETGDSRNRLGEYHRNHITGNNVPYTESPQDFLATEPEDIVFLTNSAQEAVTFSEVTAMRGEDVQHAQTVSPVQQAPVQAQSPTLCYDKEPLLSVDLHQSLQTPLPEHQQHTTIEDTWEPVEKARYPESYRPAPDENPLTDHEDSHVHPTSSNADGVVPTGKDSSLPTIDGTSSGTREPPESHNSNNNPETQTQDSLGVNATSGVDVKELLNSSSEVHQKVELPVSQEDHTPDDHWEHVSESELVYSSTSYDISEQTEEASTGNVERVSAVTTSLHAEESDVPATAPPVNHPTVECGEESASLPLDEGIQDPVTQSLIGLDISTISELVPTSDSSYDPPQEQSGIMIESSIPVDRGGEENKSAPDEADPIEQSGNIHLTEITAAELITVTDDSTVDSPVLNNNPMTLLTPGTLSPPSMEVISSSPEIITSMPKCNASSGADIQEHTEEEGLEESQEAFFSTTQNITYSDPERRERGARDGSDESSGESPVLKPELLLTNPTVSADHTSEGTDGEAGTGAPPHSNVKITLILHRTLTPGWEPEPSSSTLQESRSDREYSAETPVAQETDEVMAVITTRSINGHGLDVAAEAETGTDENSGPTLTTDSHDVTVAAPTMYPEEFKQDEEDQEQGAMAAQPGAVSDSCLENPCLNGGTCVDGGSTRCICLPGYGGDLCQTDPEVCEPGWEKFQGFCYRHFSKRQSWEAAEQHCRMCGGHLISVMTPEEQEDINDKYREYQWIGLNDRTIEGDFRWSDGNPLLYENWYKGQPDSYFLSGEDCAVMVWHDGGQWSDVPCNYHLSYTCKKGVSSCGEPPQVPFAKVFGKKHSRYETNTKVRYYCEEGFVQKLNPVITCLPSGQWEEPQITCMPPHSMGQDSVTLLPHQHEEVIEVMSTATDKATPLFSDIKWNL; this is encoded by the exons atgATTCAAAGCTTCTCCACGTCACTATCCTCACCACCCCCCCAGTGTTGGCCGTGCTGGGCGGCTCTCTGACGTTACCCTGCCTAGTGTCTCTGGCCCACCCTCCACCATCCCCCTCCACCAACGGCCGCCACGCcgtgctctctctcccccgggTCAAGTGGAGTGTGCTAACTAATGGCCATGAGGCAGAGATCCTGGTGGCCCGTGGGGACAGGGTGAGAGTCAGTGAGGCCTACAAAGACAGAGCGACGCTGCTCAACTATGCCTTCTCCCCCGCCGACCTCACCTTGCGCCTGGAAAGTCTGAGACAGAATGACACCGGCTTCTACCGCTGCGAGGTGCAACAGGGCCTGGAGGATGCTGACGACATGGCTCAggtcaaggtcaaag GTGTGGTGTTTCATTATCGTGATGCATCCAGCCGGTACGCGTTTACCTTCGCGCAGGCCAGAGAGGCCTGTAAGGAGGTTGGCGCTGAAATCGCCACTCCAGAGCAGCTACTGGCTGCCTACCACAGTGGATACGAGCAGTGTGATGCAGGCTGGCTGTCAGACCACTCAGTGAG ATATCCCATTCAGATGCCGAGAGAGGGCTGTTTTGGGGATATGGATGGACTGCCAGGAGTGAGGAACTATGGACTGCTGGAGCCTGATGAGCTGTATGACACCTATTGCTATGTGGAGGATAATGAGG GTGAGGTATTCCATGGCTCCGCCCCCCAGCGTTTCACCTTCTGGGAGGCCAAGACCTTTTGTCTGAGTCACGGGGCAGAGCTGGCCACCACAGCTCAGCTATATGCAGCCTGGAATGATGGACTGAACCACTGCAGTCCAGGGTGGCTGGTGGACGGCAGTGTGCGCTACCCCATCGTCACCCCCAGAGAGCGCTGTGGAGGTGGTGAACCTGGAGTCAGAACCATCTATCGCTACAGCAACCAGACAGGCTtccctcactctcacacacgacATGATGTCTACTGCTTCAGAA gccccaaggcacaggagacaggagacagcaggaacagactgggggaatATCACAGGAACcacatcacag GCAATAACGTCCCTTACACCGAATCGCCTCAGGATTTTCTCGCCACTGAGCCAGAGGACATTGTTTTCTTGACTAATTCTGCTCAGGAAGCGGTTACCTTTAGTGAGGTGACAGCAATGAGGGGTGAAGACGTGCAGCATGCCCAGACGGTCAGTCCTGTGCAACAAGCCCCTGTGCAGGCTCAGTCCCCGACACTGTGTTACGACAAGGAGCCGTTGCTCTCAGTGGACCTTCATCAGTCTCTGCAGACTCCTCTGCCTGAGCATCAACAGCACACTACCATAGAAGATACCTGGGAGCCTGTGGAGAAGGCAAGATACCCAGAGTCCTATAGACCAGCACCTGACGAAAATCCTCTGACAGATCATGAAGATTCTCACGTACATCCAACATCTTCTAATGCTGATGGCGTAGTACCAACTGGTAAAGACTCCAGTTTACCCACAATTGATGGGACAAGTTCAGGAACCAGAGAGCCCCCAGAGTCTCATAATTCTAACAATAACCCAGAGACTCAAACCCAGGATTCGCTAGGTGTTAATGCAACATCTGGAGTTGACGTAAAGGAGCTTCTCAATAGTTCTTCAGAGGTGCATCAGAAGGTTGAGCTTCCCGTTTCCCAAGAGGATCACACTCCAGATGACCACTGGGAACATGTCTCTGAATCTGAGCTGGTCTACTCAAGCACTTCTTACGATATTTCTGAGCAGACAGAAGAGGCCAGCACTGGTAATGTTGAGAGGGTATCAGCAGTGACTACTTCCCTCCACGCTGAAGAATCAGATGTTCCCGCCACTGCACCACCTGTGAACCACCCAACAGTGGAGTGTGGAGAGGAGAGTGCAAGTCTTCCTCTAGATGAGGGAATACAAGACCCAGTAACCCAGAGTTTGATTGGCTTGGACATCTCTACCATTTCTGAACTGGTCCCTACCTCTGATTCAA GTTATGATCCTCCTCAAGAGCAATCAGGAATCATGATTGAGTCGTCCATCCCAGTTGACCGTGGTGGCGAGGAGAACAAAAGCGCTCCGGACGAGGCCGATCCAATAGAGCAGAGTGGAAACATCCATCTCACtgaaatcacagcagcagagctcaTTACAGTCACTGATGACTCCACTGTGGATTCTCCTGTCCTAAACAACAATCCTATGACTTTGTTGACACCTGGAACCCTGTCTCCCCCTTCTATGGAGGTTATATCTAGCTCCCCAGAGATCATTACCTCCATGCCCAAATGCAATGCTTCATCTGGGGCCGACATCCAGGAACATACTGAAGAGGAGGGATTAGAAGAAAGTCAAGAAGCATTTTTCAGCACAACGCAAAATATCACATACAGTGACCCAGAGAGGAGGGAACGAGGTGCCAGAGATGGATCAGATGAATCGTCAGGAGAAAGCCCAGTGTTGAAACCAGAACTTCTGTTGACAAACCCTACTGTCTCAGCAGACCACACCTCTGAGGGAACTGATGGTGAGGCCGGCACTGGTGCACCTCctcattcaaatgtaaaaatcacCCTGATCCTTCATCGGACCCTCACGCCCGGCTGGGAACCCGAGCCTTCCTCCTCCACGCTGCAGGAGTCTCGCTCTGACCGAGAATACAGTGCAGAGACTCCCGTTGCCCAGGAAACTGATGAGGTCATGGCGGTGATCACCACCAGGAGCATCAATG GACATGGATTAGACGTGGCAGCTGAGGCGGAGACCGGCACAGACGAGAACTCTGGTCCAACTCTCACCACAGACAGTCATGATGTGACCGTCGCTGCTCCCACCATGTACCCAGAGGAATTTAAACAAGATGAGGAGGACCAGGAACAGGGAGCCATGGCTGCACAGCCAGGAGCCGTCTCAG ACTCCTGCCTTGAGAACCCTTGCTTGAATGGAGGCACTTGTGTCGATGGTGGATCGACCAGGTGCATTTGTTTGCCCGGTTACGGAGGAGACTTGTGCCAGACAG ACCCTGAGGTGTGCGAGCCGGGCTGGGAGAAGTTTCAGGGCTTCTGTTACCGTCATTTTAGCAAGAGGCAGAGTTGGGAGGCGGCTGAGCAGCACTGTCGCATGTGTGGTGGACACCTGATCTCCGTCATGACCcccgaggagcaggaggacatCAACG acaaaTACAGAGAATATCAGTGGATCGGACTAAATGACAGAACCATAGAGGGAGACTTCCGCTGGTCAGACGGGAACCCTCTG CTCTATGAGAACTGGTACAAAGGCCAGCCTGACAGCTACTTCCTGTCCGGTGAGGACTGTGCGGTGATGGTGTGGCACGACGGCGGCCAGTGGAGCGATGTACCGTGCAACTACCACCTATCCTACACCTGCAAAAAGGGTGTCT CCTCCTGTGGCGAGCCCCCACAGGTTCCCTTTGCTAAAGTGTTTGGGAAGAAGCATTCACGTTACGAGACCAACACCAAGGTGCGGTACTACTGTGAAGAGGGTTTTGTTCAGAAACTGAATCCTGTCATTACGTGCCTGCCCAGCGGCCAATGGGAGGAGCCTCAGATTACCTGCATGCCAC CTCACTCAATGGGACAAGACTCTGTTACCTTACTGCCTCACCAGCATGAGGAGGTCATCGAGGTCATGAGTACAGCAACGGATAAAGCAACGCCGCTGTTCTCGGACATTAAGTGGAATTTGTAA
- the bcan gene encoding brevican core protein isoform X4 yields MKMKLVVPLPVLLCAICLLVLPSSSTPHHDSDDSKLLHVTILTTPPVLAVLGGSLTLPCLVSLAHPPPSPSTNGRHAVLSLPRVKWSVLTNGHEAEILVARGDRVRVSEAYKDRATLLNYAFSPADLTLRLESLRQNDTGFYRCEVQQGLEDADDMAQVKVKGVVFHYRDASSRYAFTFAQAREACKEVGAEIATPEQLLAAYHSGYEQCDAGWLSDHSVRYPIQMPREGCFGDMDGLPGVRNYGLLEPDELYDTYCYVEDNEGEVFHGSAPQRFTFWEAKTFCLSHGAELATTAQLYAAWNDGLNHCSPGWLVDGSVRYPIVTPRERCGGGEPGVRTIYRYSNQTGFPHSHTRHDVYCFRSNNVPYTESPQDFLATEPEDIVFLTNSAQEAVTFSEVTAMRGEDVQHAQTVSPVQQAPVQAQSPTLCYDKEPLLSVDLHQSLQTPLPEHQQHTTIEDTWEPVEKARYPESYRPAPDENPLTDHEDSHVHPTSSNADGVVPTGKDSSLPTIDGTSSGTREPPESHNSNNNPETQTQDSLGVNATSGVDVKELLNSSSEVHQKVELPVSQEDHTPDDHWEHVSESELVYSSTSYDISEQTEEASTGNVERVSAVTTSLHAEESDVPATAPPVNHPTVECGEESASLPLDEGIQDPVTQSLIGLDISTISELVPTSDSSYDPPQEQSGIMIESSIPVDRGGEENKSAPDEADPIEQSGNIHLTEITAAELITVTDDSTVDSPVLNNNPMTLLTPGTLSPPSMEVISSSPEIITSMPKCNASSGADIQEHTEEEGLEESQEAFFSTTQNITYSDPERRERGARDGSDESSGESPVLKPELLLTNPTVSADHTSEGTDGEAGTGAPPHSNVKITLILHRTLTPGWEPEPSSSTLQESRSDREYSAETPVAQETDEVMAVITTRSINGHGLDVAAEAETGTDENSGPTLTTDSHDVTVAAPTMYPEEFKQDEEDQEQGAMAAQPGAVSDSCLENPCLNGGTCVDGGSTRCICLPGYGGDLCQTDPEVCEPGWEKFQGFCYRHFSKRQSWEAAEQHCRMCGGHLISVMTPEEQEDINDKYREYQWIGLNDRTIEGDFRWSDGNPLLYENWYKGQPDSYFLSGEDCAVMVWHDGGQWSDVPCNYHLSYTCKKGVSSCGEPPQVPFAKVFGKKHSRYETNTKVRYYCEEGFVQKLNPVITCLPSGQWEEPQITCMPPHSMGQDSVTLLPHQHEEVIEVMSTATDKATPLFSDIKWNL; encoded by the exons atgATTCAAAGCTTCTCCACGTCACTATCCTCACCACCCCCCCAGTGTTGGCCGTGCTGGGCGGCTCTCTGACGTTACCCTGCCTAGTGTCTCTGGCCCACCCTCCACCATCCCCCTCCACCAACGGCCGCCACGCcgtgctctctctcccccgggTCAAGTGGAGTGTGCTAACTAATGGCCATGAGGCAGAGATCCTGGTGGCCCGTGGGGACAGGGTGAGAGTCAGTGAGGCCTACAAAGACAGAGCGACGCTGCTCAACTATGCCTTCTCCCCCGCCGACCTCACCTTGCGCCTGGAAAGTCTGAGACAGAATGACACCGGCTTCTACCGCTGCGAGGTGCAACAGGGCCTGGAGGATGCTGACGACATGGCTCAggtcaaggtcaaag GTGTGGTGTTTCATTATCGTGATGCATCCAGCCGGTACGCGTTTACCTTCGCGCAGGCCAGAGAGGCCTGTAAGGAGGTTGGCGCTGAAATCGCCACTCCAGAGCAGCTACTGGCTGCCTACCACAGTGGATACGAGCAGTGTGATGCAGGCTGGCTGTCAGACCACTCAGTGAG ATATCCCATTCAGATGCCGAGAGAGGGCTGTTTTGGGGATATGGATGGACTGCCAGGAGTGAGGAACTATGGACTGCTGGAGCCTGATGAGCTGTATGACACCTATTGCTATGTGGAGGATAATGAGG GTGAGGTATTCCATGGCTCCGCCCCCCAGCGTTTCACCTTCTGGGAGGCCAAGACCTTTTGTCTGAGTCACGGGGCAGAGCTGGCCACCACAGCTCAGCTATATGCAGCCTGGAATGATGGACTGAACCACTGCAGTCCAGGGTGGCTGGTGGACGGCAGTGTGCGCTACCCCATCGTCACCCCCAGAGAGCGCTGTGGAGGTGGTGAACCTGGAGTCAGAACCATCTATCGCTACAGCAACCAGACAGGCTtccctcactctcacacacgacATGATGTCTACTGCTTCAGAA GCAATAACGTCCCTTACACCGAATCGCCTCAGGATTTTCTCGCCACTGAGCCAGAGGACATTGTTTTCTTGACTAATTCTGCTCAGGAAGCGGTTACCTTTAGTGAGGTGACAGCAATGAGGGGTGAAGACGTGCAGCATGCCCAGACGGTCAGTCCTGTGCAACAAGCCCCTGTGCAGGCTCAGTCCCCGACACTGTGTTACGACAAGGAGCCGTTGCTCTCAGTGGACCTTCATCAGTCTCTGCAGACTCCTCTGCCTGAGCATCAACAGCACACTACCATAGAAGATACCTGGGAGCCTGTGGAGAAGGCAAGATACCCAGAGTCCTATAGACCAGCACCTGACGAAAATCCTCTGACAGATCATGAAGATTCTCACGTACATCCAACATCTTCTAATGCTGATGGCGTAGTACCAACTGGTAAAGACTCCAGTTTACCCACAATTGATGGGACAAGTTCAGGAACCAGAGAGCCCCCAGAGTCTCATAATTCTAACAATAACCCAGAGACTCAAACCCAGGATTCGCTAGGTGTTAATGCAACATCTGGAGTTGACGTAAAGGAGCTTCTCAATAGTTCTTCAGAGGTGCATCAGAAGGTTGAGCTTCCCGTTTCCCAAGAGGATCACACTCCAGATGACCACTGGGAACATGTCTCTGAATCTGAGCTGGTCTACTCAAGCACTTCTTACGATATTTCTGAGCAGACAGAAGAGGCCAGCACTGGTAATGTTGAGAGGGTATCAGCAGTGACTACTTCCCTCCACGCTGAAGAATCAGATGTTCCCGCCACTGCACCACCTGTGAACCACCCAACAGTGGAGTGTGGAGAGGAGAGTGCAAGTCTTCCTCTAGATGAGGGAATACAAGACCCAGTAACCCAGAGTTTGATTGGCTTGGACATCTCTACCATTTCTGAACTGGTCCCTACCTCTGATTCAA GTTATGATCCTCCTCAAGAGCAATCAGGAATCATGATTGAGTCGTCCATCCCAGTTGACCGTGGTGGCGAGGAGAACAAAAGCGCTCCGGACGAGGCCGATCCAATAGAGCAGAGTGGAAACATCCATCTCACtgaaatcacagcagcagagctcaTTACAGTCACTGATGACTCCACTGTGGATTCTCCTGTCCTAAACAACAATCCTATGACTTTGTTGACACCTGGAACCCTGTCTCCCCCTTCTATGGAGGTTATATCTAGCTCCCCAGAGATCATTACCTCCATGCCCAAATGCAATGCTTCATCTGGGGCCGACATCCAGGAACATACTGAAGAGGAGGGATTAGAAGAAAGTCAAGAAGCATTTTTCAGCACAACGCAAAATATCACATACAGTGACCCAGAGAGGAGGGAACGAGGTGCCAGAGATGGATCAGATGAATCGTCAGGAGAAAGCCCAGTGTTGAAACCAGAACTTCTGTTGACAAACCCTACTGTCTCAGCAGACCACACCTCTGAGGGAACTGATGGTGAGGCCGGCACTGGTGCACCTCctcattcaaatgtaaaaatcacCCTGATCCTTCATCGGACCCTCACGCCCGGCTGGGAACCCGAGCCTTCCTCCTCCACGCTGCAGGAGTCTCGCTCTGACCGAGAATACAGTGCAGAGACTCCCGTTGCCCAGGAAACTGATGAGGTCATGGCGGTGATCACCACCAGGAGCATCAATG GACATGGATTAGACGTGGCAGCTGAGGCGGAGACCGGCACAGACGAGAACTCTGGTCCAACTCTCACCACAGACAGTCATGATGTGACCGTCGCTGCTCCCACCATGTACCCAGAGGAATTTAAACAAGATGAGGAGGACCAGGAACAGGGAGCCATGGCTGCACAGCCAGGAGCCGTCTCAG ACTCCTGCCTTGAGAACCCTTGCTTGAATGGAGGCACTTGTGTCGATGGTGGATCGACCAGGTGCATTTGTTTGCCCGGTTACGGAGGAGACTTGTGCCAGACAG ACCCTGAGGTGTGCGAGCCGGGCTGGGAGAAGTTTCAGGGCTTCTGTTACCGTCATTTTAGCAAGAGGCAGAGTTGGGAGGCGGCTGAGCAGCACTGTCGCATGTGTGGTGGACACCTGATCTCCGTCATGACCcccgaggagcaggaggacatCAACG acaaaTACAGAGAATATCAGTGGATCGGACTAAATGACAGAACCATAGAGGGAGACTTCCGCTGGTCAGACGGGAACCCTCTG CTCTATGAGAACTGGTACAAAGGCCAGCCTGACAGCTACTTCCTGTCCGGTGAGGACTGTGCGGTGATGGTGTGGCACGACGGCGGCCAGTGGAGCGATGTACCGTGCAACTACCACCTATCCTACACCTGCAAAAAGGGTGTCT CCTCCTGTGGCGAGCCCCCACAGGTTCCCTTTGCTAAAGTGTTTGGGAAGAAGCATTCACGTTACGAGACCAACACCAAGGTGCGGTACTACTGTGAAGAGGGTTTTGTTCAGAAACTGAATCCTGTCATTACGTGCCTGCCCAGCGGCCAATGGGAGGAGCCTCAGATTACCTGCATGCCAC CTCACTCAATGGGACAAGACTCTGTTACCTTACTGCCTCACCAGCATGAGGAGGTCATCGAGGTCATGAGTACAGCAACGGATAAAGCAACGCCGCTGTTCTCGGACATTAAGTGGAATTTGTAA